The following nucleotide sequence is from Paraburkholderia flava.
GATTCATCGCAAGGCCGGTTGCCGAATTCGTGCCGCCGAGCAGCATGTCGACGCCGTCGCGGTCGAACCACTCACGTGCGCGCGACGCCGCGATATCCGCCTTGTTCTGGTGATCCGCGTAGACGAGCTGGATCGGCTTGCCGTTCACCTTGCCGCCGAAGTCCGCGATCGCCATCTTGATCGCTTCGAGCCCCCCCGGACCGTCGATGTCGGCATACAGACCCGACAGGTCGGTGATATAGCCAATCTTCACTGCATCATCGGCTGCCCGCGCCGGGCCCGTCGTTAACGCGACAGCCGCGACGCCGGCTGCGAGCGCAAAACAGAACGACGATAGTCGCGCGAGAGTTGTCCTTTTCATGCCTGTCTCCTTCGTTTTCTGCGTTGTTGTGGGATGTTCTCAGATCAGGTGTCATACCCCGAGCAGGTCGTGCAGCACCGGCATCTTGCTTTCGAGTTCCCCGGCCCCGAAGTGCTCGACGATGCGTCCATGCTCCATCACATAGAAGCGGTCGGCGAGCGGTGCGGCAAAACGGAAATTCTGTTCGACCATCACGATGGTGTAGCCACGCGACTTCAGCGTGACGATCATCCGTGCGAGCGCCTGCACGATCACCGGCGCGAGGCCTTCGGAAATTTCATCGAGCAGCAGCAGGTTCGCGCCGGTGCGCAGGATGCGCGCGACCGCGAGCATCTGCTGTTCGCCACCGGAGAGACGCGTGCCCTGGCTCGCGCGACGCTCGGAGAGATTCGGGAACATCGCGTAGATCTCGTCGAGCGACATCGCTTTCGTGGTCGCACCGACGGGCGGCGGCAACAGCAGATTCTCCTCGCACGACAGGCTCGAGAAAATGCCGCGCTCTTCCGGGCAATAGCCGACGCCGCAATGCGCGATCCGGTGCGTGGCCATCGCGATGGTCTCGCGTCCGCCGATACGGATCGAACCGGTGCGACGACCGGTGAGACCCATGATCGCGCGCATCGTGGTCGTTCGGCCGGCGCCGTTGCGGCCGAGCAGCGTGACGACCTCACCGCGATGCACGTTCAGATCGACACCGTGCAATATGTGGGACTCACCGTACCAGGCCTGCAGGCCCGCGATCTGCAACGCAGGCTCGCCGCTGTCTGCGACGTCGCTCACCTCGGCGTTCTCGCGCTCGGCTACTGTGTTCATGCGTGCGCTCCGGCAAGTGCCGCGTCGGCGCTGCCCATGTAGGCCTGCATCACGAGCGGGTTCTTCGATACCTCTGCGTAGCTGCCTTCCGCGAGCACTTCGCCGCGTTGCAGGACCGTGATCGTGTCGGAGATGCCGGCGATCACGTTCATGTTGTGCTCGACCATCAGAATCGTGCGACCGCTCGATACTTTTTTGATCAGCGCAGTGACGCGATCGACGTCTTCGTGACCCATGCCCTGCGTCGGCTCGTCGAGCAGCATCAGTTCGGGTTCCATCGCGAGCGTCGTCGCGATTTCGAGCGCACGCTTGCGGCCGTACGACAGCTCGACGGTAGGCACGTCGGCGAAATCGGTCAGACCCACCTGCGTGAGCAGATCCATCGCACGATCATCCAGCTGACGCAGCGTATTTGCGCTCTTCCAGAAATGAAACGCGGTGCCGAGCGAACGCTGCAGCCCGATGCGCACGTTCTGCAATGCTGTCAGATGCGGGAACACAGCGGAAATCTGGAACGACCGGATGATGCCGCGACGCGCGATCTGCGCGGGACGCTCACCTGTAATGTCGATACCGTTGAAGACGATCTGCCCCGCAGTGGGTTCGAGAAACTTCGTGAGCAGATTGAAGCAGGTCGTCTTGCCGGCACCGTTCGGACCGATGAGCGCATGAATCGAACCGCGCCGCACGCGCAGGTTCACACCGTTGACGGCGATAAAGCCCTTGAATTCCCGCGTGAGTCCGCGCGTTTCGAGAATCGAATCGCCGAGAATCATGTTCCCTTCCATGCGAAGTGAGGCGAAGCGCTGGCGATCTTCAGTGCGCGTAAACGCGCAGTGCGAAGACGACGACCCCCCGTGTCGATCGTGGCATGGCGCATTGCTGCGGACGGTAATCCATGCCGCGCCATGCAGCATGGGAGTCATTGTCTCGCCAATGATGCAGCGCAATCATTGGGATTTGCACTTAGTGGACGTCCCGCGCCCATGCGGCAAACCCGCGCAGGCTCGGGTTCGTTGCGGGTCTCACACAACCGTCACGCAACCGACATCGACGGCGTGGACAACGGTTGCACTGCTGACGTGCTGTGCGCCGCACGACGGTCCGCGCGAATCATGTCGCTCGCACGTTCGGCGATCATCAGTGTCGGCGAGTTCGTGTTGCCCGATGTGATCGTCGGCATCACCGACGCATCGACGACACGCAGTCCTTCGACACCCAGCACACGCAACCGGCTGTCGACCACCGCGCCTGGATCGTTGCTGGTTCCCATCCGACACGTGCCGACCGGATGGAAGATCGTCGTGCCGACCTGCCCCGCTGCCTGCTGCAATTCCTCTTCGGTCTGGAACTCCACGCCCGGCAAAATCTCTTCGGGACGATAGCGTGCAAGCGCGCTCGCGCTGACGATGCGTCGCGTGAGACGCAGCGCATTCGCGGCGACGTGGCGATCGTAGTCGGTGGATAAATAGTTCGGTGCGATCGCGGGCGGCGCGAGCGGGTCGCGCGACGCGATGTGAATGCTGCCGCGCGACGTCGGCCGCAAATGGCACACCGACGCAGTGAACGCATTGAAGCGATGCAGCGGTTCGCCGAAGCGATCGAGCGAAAGCGGCTGCACGTGATACTCGAGATCGGATCGCGTGATCGAACGATCGTCGGGATCCGACTTCGCGAACGCCCCGAGCTGCGACGGCGACATCGACATCGGCCCGCTCTGGAACAGCGCATATTGCAGACCGATCAACGCCTTGCCCCACCAGTGCGCACTCGCGGTGTTGAGCGTGCGTACGCCCTGCACCTTGTACGCCATGCGCAACTGCAGATGGTCCTGCAGGTTTTCGCCTACGCCGCGCAGATCGCGCACGACGTCGATGCCGAGCGATTGCAGCCGCGCGCCGTTACCGACACCCGACAGTTCAAGCAGCTGCGGCGAATTGACCGAGCCCGCGCAGACGATTACTTCGCCGCGCGCTTTCGCAAGATAGTCGACCCCGTTGCCGCGATACTCGACGCCGACGCAGCACGAGCCTTCGAACACGACGCGCTGCGTAACGGCACCGGTGATCAACGTGAAGTTCGGACGCGCGAGCGCTGCACGTAAAAACGCTTTCGACGCGTTCCAGCGCACGCCGCGTTTCTGGTTGACGTCGAAGTAGCCGACGCCCGTGTTGTCGCCGCGATTGAAGTCGTCGGTGGCCGGGATGCCGGTTTGTTGTGCCGCCTGTGCGAACGTCTCGAGGATCTTCCATTTGAGACGCTGCTTTTCGACGCGCCACGGCCCGCCTGCGCCATGCCATTCGTTCGCGCCGCCGTGATGATCTTCGCTACGACGGAACACCGGCAGCACCGCGTCCCACGACCACGACGAGTCGCCGGTGACGCGCGCCCATTCGTCGTAGTCTTCGCGCTGGCCGCGCATGTAGATCATCCCGTTGATCGACGAACTGCCGCCGAGCACCCGGCCACGCGGATACGACAGCGAGCGGCCGTTCAGGCCGGGCTCTGCTTCGGTCTTATAGAGCCAGTCGGTGCGAGGATTGCCAATGCAGTAGAGGTAACCGACCGGGACGTGAATCCAGTGATAGTCGTCCTTGCCACCCGCTTCGAGCAGCAGCACCGACACGTCGGGATCTTCGGTGAGACGGCTGGCGAGCACGCAGCCCGCCGTGCCCGCACCGATCACGATGTAGTCGAACTCACCTTCGAGCGTGCGGTTCGATGCGCGCGCGGCGTCTTCGTGATTGCTCACCCTTGTCTCCTTCATGAGCCGCCGGTCGCGGCATGCATGTCGATGGGTCCATCACGCCCGCCGTATCGCCAAGCGGGCGTTTCGTTTGCCTCAGTCGCGCTTACTTTGCGACCGGCATCGTGAATTCAGCACCCTTCGAGATGCTGTCCGGCCAGCGCTGCATGATGCTCTTGTAGCGCGTGTAGAAGCGCACGCCTTCTTCGCCGTACGCGTGATGGTCGCCAAACAGCGAACGCTTCCAGCCGCCGAACGAATGCCATGCCATCGGCACCGGAATCGGCACGTTGATGCCGACCATGCCGACCTGGATCTGCCGCGAGAACGCGCGCGCGACGCCGCCGTCCGACGTGAACAGCGCCACGCCGTTCGCGAATTCGTTAGCGTTGATCAGCTCGACCGCGGAAGCGAAATCCGGCACGCGCACGATACACAGCACCGGCCCAAAAATTTCCTCGCGATAGATCGTCATGTCGGTGCGCACGTCGTCGAACAGCGTGCCGCCGAGGAAGAAGCCGTTCTCGTGACCGTCCACCGTATGCCCGCGTCCATCGACGACGAGCTTCGCGCCGGCCGCGATGCCCGCTTCGATATAGCCTTTCACCTTCTCGCGATGCACACCCGTGACGAGCGGCCCCATTTCGGCTGCGGCATCCATGCCGTTGAGGATTTTCAGCGCCTTCACGCGCGGCGTCAGACGTTCGATCAGTTCGTCGGCGATGTGACCAACCGCGACCGCGACCGAGATCGCCATGCAACGCTCGCCGGCCGAACCGTACGCGGCGCCGATCAGCGCATCGACAACCTGATCGAGATTGGCGTCGGGCATCACGACCAGATGGTTCTTCGCGCCGCCGAGCGCCTGCACGCGCTTGCCGCGCTTCGTGCCTTCCGTGTAGATGTATTCAGCGATCGGCGTCGAGCCGACGAACGACAGCGCGCTCACGTCGGGATGCGCGAGCAGCGCATCGACCGCGACCTTGTCGCCGTGCACAACGTTGAACACGCCGTCGGGCAACCCGGCTTCCTTGAACAGTTCGGCGAGTCGCACCGCTGCCGACGGGTCACGCTCCGACGGCTTCAGCACGAACGTATTGCCGCATGCGATCGCGACAGGGAACATCCATGCCGGGACCATCATCGGGAAGTTGAACGGCGTGATGCCCGCGACGACGCCGAGCGGCTGACGCAGGTTCCAGTTGTCGATGCCGCCGCCGATCTGGTCGGTGAAATCGGTCTTGAGCAGGTTCGGAATCCCGCACGCGAATTCGACGACCTCGATGCCGCGCATCACTTCGCCCTTCGCGTCGGAAAACACCTTGCCGTGTTCGCGCGTGATCAGCTCGGCGAGTTCGTCCTGATGACGGTCGAGCAGTTCCTTGAACTTGAACATCACACGTGCACGCTTGATCGGTGCCATCTCGCTCCATGCAGGGAACGCGGCTTTCGCAGCGGCCACCGCCGCATCGACTTCGGCGACGCTCGCGAGTGGAACGCGCGCGATCACCTTGCCGAGCGCCGGATTGAAGACGTCGCCGAAGCGATCGCTGGCGCCTTCGACCGACCGGCCGTTGATCATGTGGGTCAGCGCCGGGACGCGCGTTTCGCTTTGATGTGTCTCGCTCATGTATGCCTCGTTCAATGGAAAACCGCTAAAAGTCGTCATGCCGCGACTACAGGAACCACAGCGTAATCGCGACGCGCGCAGCAAATCCAATGAGTTATGCTCAACTGCGATATAAGTCGCGCTAATATCAGGCGATGGACCTGACTCTGCTTCGTGCATTCGTCACCGTCGCGCGCGAGGGCAATCTCACGCGCGCGGCCGCGCATCTGCATCTGACCCAGCCCGCCGTGAGTCTGCAGATCAAGAACCTGCAGGAAACGCTCGGCGTATCGCTGTTTACCCGTACCTCGCATGGCCTTGCACTGACACGCGACGGTCAGGCGCTGCTGCCGCATGCCGAACGCGCGCTCACTGCAGCGAGCGACGTGCAGCGCGCAGCCGCGACACTGCGTCATGAAGTGCGCGGCCGGCTGCGCATCGGCACGATTCTCGATCCGGAATTTCTGCGCCTCGGTGGCTTTCTCAAGCAGCTCGTCGAAACCTGGCCGCATATCGAAACCGCGCTGCGACATGGGATGTCGGGCTGGGTGCTGGATGGCGTGCGAGCGCGCGAACTGGACGTCGGTTACTACATCGGGCGGCCCGCGCAGGACGACGCACGCGATGGCTCGGTCTTCCATGCAGTGACGCTCACGCATTTCCAGTATCGGGTGCTCGCGCCCGCGGGCTGGAAAGATCGGGTGAAGACGGCGCGCGACTGGCGCGGGCTTGCCGCGCTGCCGTGGATCTGGACGCCGCCGGCGTCCGCGCATCATCGGTTGCTGTCGCGTCTGTTCGCCGAAGCGGGCGTGACGCCCATCAAGGTTGCGGAAGTCGACCAGGAGCCGTCGATGCTCGATCTCGTCAAATCGGGCGTCGGCCTCACACTCGCACGCGACGCGACCGCGCTGGCCGAAGCACATGCGCATGCGCTGACGATCGTCGAAGGCATCACCGTGCCGACCGAACTCACGTTCGTCGCGCTCGCCGCGCGCAAGGACGAACCGGCAATCGCCGCCGCGCTAAAACTGATCGAGCAGCAATGGTCGGTGTGACTTCGAACCCGAATGCGTGCGATATGAGTTCCGCTGATGGAGCGGCATAACAGCGCAGCGTAACGACACCGTCACGCGCTTTTTGCTAGATTCGTACTTCACGGGCCGCGCGCCGAGATGCGCGGCCGTTTCTGTTTTCTGGCCCCCGTCTACGGTTACTGTCCTTCACGAGGAGCTTCACATGGCACGCAACATCGAAATCAAGGCCCGCGCGCGACACTTCGACCAGCTGATCGCCCGCGCCGCTGAACTGTCGCCTGAAGCGCCACTGATCTTTCGTCAGCAGGACTTTTTCTACGACGTGCCGCGCGGCCGCCTGAAGCTGCGGCAATTCGACGACGGCACGCCCGCCGAACTGATCTTCTATCAACGCGACGACCGCGACGGTCCGAAGGCGTCGTACTACACGCGCAGCCCGGTCACGAACCCCGAGGCGATGCACTCGCTGCTCGCCACCGCGCTCACGACGCGCGGCATCGTGACGAAGGAGCGGCACGTGTATATCGTCGGACGTACGCGGATTCATCTGGATCGCGTGGATGGGCTCGGCGATTTCGTCGAACTCGAGGTGCTGCTCGCGGAGGACGACGACGAGGAAGGCGGCGAGATCGAAGCGCACACGATGTTCGCGAAGCTCGGTGTTCCGGAAGCCGATCTCGTGGCGGTCGCCTACGTCGATCTGCTCAACGCGGATAGCAAGCCGTTGCAGGCCGCCTGATTTATGCGCGATGCGCCCGGCGCGTCACGGTTCATGCCGCCGCGCCGGCCGCAAGATGGCCGAGCGGCAGCGGACCGTTGCGCTTGAACGTCGTGAGCACGATGTTCGAGCGCACGCTGTCCACGCCCGGCACGCGCATCAGTTTCTTCATCACGAACGACGACAGCGTGTTCAGATCCGGCGACACAATACGCAGCAGATAGTCCGCATCGCCGACTACCGCGTGGCATTCGAGCACTTCGGGCAGCATGTCGATCTGCTGCTGGAACTGCTCGATGACCGAGTCGCCGTGATGCTTGAGCTTCAGGCTCGTGAACGCGGTCACGCCAAGGCCGAGCTTTTCGGGTCGCAACACGACGCGATAACCGTCGACAACGCCCACCGCTTCGAGCCGCTGCAACCGCCTGCCGATCTGCGACGGCGAAAGCGGCACCTGCTCGCCGAGCTGTTGATGGGTCGCGCGGCCGAAGCGCTGCAATACGTCGAGCAGAGCAAGATCGAAATGATCCAGTTCAAGCATGAAGTTCCTCCGCGTCGTTTCGCGTTTTTCATGCGCGATTGTCGCACTTCATGAAATAACGGGCGCCAGAGACGACACTATGTGACGAGGCGCTGCGCCGACAAAAGCAGTCGCGATGGAAAAGCGTGAGAATGGGATGCTCGTGACGTACGTGAGCGTCGGCAACGCGACAGCCGACCTGTCGATGCCGATGCCGATGCGCGTCACACCGCCCAACACGATTTGCGCGCGGCAACACGCGCGCGCCCGCAGGTGACGCCATGATCCAGAAACTGTCTTCCGAAGAACGCGCCGCACAACTCGCCGGCCTCACCGGCTGGAGCGTCGTGACAGACCGCGACGCGATCCGCCGCCAGTTCGTTTTCGCCGATTTCAACGAAGCGTTCGGCTTCATGACCCGCGTCGCGATCAAGGCGCAGCAGATGGACCATCACCCCGAATGGTTCAACGTGTACAACAAGGTTGAGATCACACTGTCGACGCATGAGGCGAACGGCGTGACCGAACGGGACATCGCGCTGGCGAAGTTTATAGACGGTGTCGCGAAACTCGCGTCGCGCACGTGACCGGCACGGACCACACCTTTGTACGAACCTCAGCCGCTGAAAGCGGTTTGGAGGTTCGCAAACGCTTAAACCTTCAGTTCTACAGGCCGTTTTTAAGGCGGACGTAAGAATCCCACGCGTCGCGTGCAATGGGGTCCAATCCTTCCCGCGTATGGGTCGTCTGACGCTGTACAATCATCAACGCATATGGCTTGGAGAGCGCATTAGCCTCCTTGCACAGAACGAGTTCGTCGCCACTCGAAGGCGAGCGGGCGCGCCAGAAGTTGATCGCGGCTTCCAGTTCGTTGAGCGTAATATCGGACATGATTCTCGTGGTGGCAGTGGCGCATCGCGCGGCAACGCGGCACGGCATTCCGTGCCGCACGCTTGCGGCGAATCGCGTAGCTGGTATGCCTAACCCATTGTACTTGAGCGAAATCCATGCGACTCCTTCTGATCGAAGATGACCGTCCTATCGCACGCGGCATCCAAAGCAGCCTCGAACAAGCCGGCTTCACGGTCGACATGGTCCACGACGGCATCTTCGCCGAACAGGCTCTCACCCAAAACCGCCATGAACTGGTCATCCTCGATCTGGGTCTGCCCGGCATCGACGGCATGACGCTGCTGTCGCGTTTCCGTCAGAGCAACCGGCATACGCCCGTGATCGTGCTGACCGCGCGCGACGAACTCAACGACCGCGTGCAGGGCCTGAACTCCGGCGCCGACGACTACATGCTGAAGCCGTTCGAACCGGCCGAGCTCGAAGCGCGCATCCGCGCCGTGATGCGCCGCAGCGGACCGCATGGCGACATGCCGCGTCCGGAAGTGTCGCTCGGCGGTGTGCGTCTGTCGGGCGTCGATCGCCGCATCTTCAACGACGACAAGCCGCTCGAACTCTCGCCGCGCGAATTCGCGGTGCTCGAAATGCTGCTGCTGCGCCACGGTCGTGTGGTCAGCAAGGCGCAACTGCAGGACCACCTCACGCACTTCGGCGGCGATCTCGGCGATACCGCGATCGAAGTCTATGTGCACCGTGTCCGCAAAAAGCTCGAGAACTGCCGCGTCGAAATCGTCACGGTGCGGGGCTTCGGCTATCTGCTGCAGGAAATCCGCCAGGCCGCATAACGGCTGCGGTACTACGACGTTGCCTTGCCGCCGGATCCGGTCTACGGATCGGCGGCACAACACGCACGGCAGGCACGCTATGATGCAGGCAGCCGTGCGCGCGGTACCGGCCTGCTCCGGTGCTGCGCGGTTCCTTCGCTCTCGATCTTCACGATCCGCTGCCGGGCCTGCCGACGATCATGTCTCTTCCAGCCGCGAATAGTCTGCGGCGCTCGCTGCTGCGCCGCCTCGCCGCCCCCCTTTCGCTGCTCGCGCTGATGAGCGGCCTGATCGCGTACTGGCTCGCGTGGCAATACACGCAGCACGTCGTCGATCGCTCGCTCGCCGATCTCGCCACCGCAATCTCGAAGCAGATCCAGATCGCGGGCCCCGATGCGTCGGTCACCGTTCCCCCGCTCGCGCAGGCGATGTTCTCCGATCCGGTCGAACAGCTCGTCTACCGGATCAGCGACGGCGAAACCGAAATCGCCGGCGATCCGAAGCTGCCGCTGCGCGGCGTCAACGTGCGTCGCATGCACTACGCGTATGTGTTCGAGACCGAGCACGAGGGCACCAGCGTGCGGGTTGCGCAGGTTCGCGTCGATCAGCCGAACGGCGGCAATCCGATCGTCATCGAAGTCGGTCAGCCCGTGCGTCACCGGTTCCAGATCGCCGCCGAATTTCTCGTCGCGATCATGATGCCGCTGCTTCTGCTGCTGCTCGCCGGCTGGGTGATCGTCTGGCGCGTCGTGAACCAGCAGCTTAATCCGCTAACCGATCTCGCCGATTCGCTGAACCGGCAGACCCACACGTCGCTGGAACCGGTCGACGAAACCTATGTGCCCGTCGAGATCCGGCCGCTCACCGGCGCACTGAACGCGCTGCTCGGCCGCCTGAAAACCGCGCTCGACGCACAGCGCAAATTCATCGCCGATGCCGCGCATCAGCTGCGTACGCCGCTCACCGCGGTGAAGCTGCACGCGGAGCAGGCTGCGGTCGCGCGCGACCCGCAGCTGGCGCTCGCGGCCGTGCGCGAGCTACGCGCCGCCGCCGATCGCGCGGTGCGGCTGTCGAATCAGTTGCTGTCGCTGGCGCGTGCGGAGCCGGGCGAGCAGGCCGCGCGCTTCGTGAACGTCGACATGGCCGTGCTCGCGTTCGAGACCGGCGCCGAATGGGTGCCGCGCGCGCTCGCCGTACATGTCGACCTCGGTTTCCAGCGTCTCGACGACCCCGAAAACGCGCATCCGCTGATCGCACGCGGCAACCCGGTGTTGCTGCACGAGGTCATCGCGAACCTGCTCGACAACGCGCTGAAGTACGTGCCGCCGTCGCGACTCGACGGTGGCCGCATCACGGTGACGGTATCGCAGGTCCAGATCGACGAGACGGAAGCGGCGGAAATCGTCGTCGAGGACAACGGTCCCGGCGTACCGAAGAACCAGCAGGCCGATCTGTTCAAGCGCTTCTTCCGCGGCGACGGTCAGAGCGACGGCAGTGTCGACGGTGGTGCGGGTCTCGGCCTCGCGATCGTGCACGACATCATGGCGCTGCATCGCGGCAGCGTGCATTACGAGGACGCGGCTGAAGGCGGCGCCCGCTTCATCGTGCGGATTCCGCTGATGACCGGCGCGGATGTCGTAGCCACGCCCCGCGACGAACAACGTCGTGTCGAAAAAAAATCGGCGCACCAGGCGCCGATCGATTTCTAGCCAGACGGCGCGCAAGTCGCGCGCCGTTTGGTCACTTCTTCTTTTTGCTCTTCTTTGCGTCCTTCTTCGACTTTTCCGGCTTCGCGAGCATCGTGCCCCGGCACTTGCGCGCGCCGCAACGGCACTCGTATTCGCGCTTGAGCTTCTTCGTCTGCTCTTCGTCGATGACGAGGCCGTAGTCGTAGAACAGTTCTTCGCCGTCGTTGATATCGCGCAGCGCATGGATATACACGTGCCCGTCGATTTCCTCGGCCTCGCAGTTCGGCGCGCACGAGTGGTTGATCCAGCGCGCGCTGTTGCCGTCGATCTTGCCGTCGATCACGCGGCCGCTGTCGAGTGCGAAGTAGAACGTGTGATTCGGTTCCGCCGGATTATGCGGATGACGCCGCAAAGCTTCCTTCCACGAGATCCGCTCGCCCTTGTATTCGATCACGCGTTCGCCCGTCGCGATCGGTTCGGTGGCGAACACGCCTTTGCCGTGCACACCTGAACGGCGCACGGCGATCCTGCGTGAACTCATTGAATGAATCCTTGTGAAAAACGGGGATGAGGGGTGCGGCCATCGTCACGCGGACCGCGATGTCTGCCGCTGCAAAAGCGGCGCTGCACGACGCGCTTTTCTCGTTGCGCGTATGGCAAACGCGGCGCCTTGCGGGCGCCGCGTCGACTGCGACGCATCTGCGTCACATCCGGCATCGTACACGGTCGAACCCGCTTCGTTCAACCGTCAAAAAGATAGAACGTGTGAAGCGTTGCGCTTAACGGTGCAAAACGCGCATGGGAATTTAACGCTGACCGAAAGACACGTCGCCGAACAACGCCTTCTGCTCGCGCGGCTGCGAACGCCAGTATTGAGGCGGCGCCTCTATCGTTGCACCGAGCTGCGCGGCTGCGTGCCACGGCCAGCGCGGATCGTAGAGCATCGCGCGGGCCATCGCGACCATATCGGCTTCGCCTTCCGCGACGAGACGCTCGGCGTGCGCCGGGTCGGTGATCAGGCCGACGGCGATCGTCGTGAGACCGGTGGCTGCGCGAACCGCACGCGCGAACGGCACCTGATAGCCGGGCTCGAGCGGAATCTTCTGCAACGGCGACACGCCACCCGACGACACGTCGATCCAGTCGCAATCGCGCTTCTTCAGTTCTTCGGCGAATGCGATCGTGTCGTCGAGCGACCAGCCGCCGTCGACCCAGTCGCTCGCCGACACGCGCACGCCGACCGGCTTATCCGCCGGAAACGCAGCACGCACGATGTCGAAGATCTCGAGCGGAAAGCGCATCCGGTTTTCGCGCGAGCCGCCGTATTCGTCGGTGCGCTGGTTGGCGAGCGGCGACAGAAACTGATGCAGCAGATAGCCATGCGCCGCATGCACTTCAAGCGCGTCGATGCCGAGTCGCGCAGCCCGTCGCGCGGATGCAGCAAACGCTTCGCGAATGCGGTTGAGGCTTGGTGTATCGAGTGCGAGCGGCGGCTCTTCACCGGCCTTGTGCGGCACCGGCGACGGCGCATGCGGCAACCAGCCGCCGGCCGACACGGGGATCAGCTGACCGCCGTCCCACGGCGTGTGGCTCGATGCCTTGCGTCCTGCGTGTCCGAGCTGCATCGCGACACGAATCGGCGAGTAGCGGCGGATCGCGGCAAGTACCGGGACCAATGCGGCTTCGGTCGCGTCGTCCCACAAGCCGAGATCGCCGGGCGTGATGCGGCCGTCCGGTTCAACGGCGGTCGCTTCGATGCACAGCAGGCCCGCACCCGACAGCGCGAGATGGCCGAGATGGATCATGTGCCACGCGGTCGCTTCGCCGCGTTCTGCGGAGTACTGGCACATCGGGGAAACGACGATACGGTTCGGAAGCGTCACGCTGCGCAGCGTGAGCGGAGAAAACAGGGCGCTCATGAATTCGGGTCCGGGGAAGCCGAGGAGCGATCGAGAATAGCACCGCAACAAGAATGCTGCAGGGCGGCACGCGATGTTTGCAGGGAAGTATTTGCGCGACGTT
It contains:
- a CDS encoding DUF3717 domain-containing protein translates to MSDITLNELEAAINFWRARSPSSGDELVLCKEANALSKPYALMIVQRQTTHTREGLDPIARDAWDSYVRLKNGL
- a CDS encoding sensor histidine kinase — its product is MSLPAANSLRRSLLRRLAAPLSLLALMSGLIAYWLAWQYTQHVVDRSLADLATAISKQIQIAGPDASVTVPPLAQAMFSDPVEQLVYRISDGETEIAGDPKLPLRGVNVRRMHYAYVFETEHEGTSVRVAQVRVDQPNGGNPIVIEVGQPVRHRFQIAAEFLVAIMMPLLLLLLAGWVIVWRVVNQQLNPLTDLADSLNRQTHTSLEPVDETYVPVEIRPLTGALNALLGRLKTALDAQRKFIADAAHQLRTPLTAVKLHAEQAAVARDPQLALAAVRELRAAADRAVRLSNQLLSLARAEPGEQAARFVNVDMAVLAFETGAEWVPRALAVHVDLGFQRLDDPENAHPLIARGNPVLLHEVIANLLDNALKYVPPSRLDGGRITVTVSQVQIDETEAAEIVVEDNGPGVPKNQQADLFKRFFRGDGQSDGSVDGGAGLGLAIVHDIMALHRGSVHYEDAAEGGARFIVRIPLMTGADVVATPRDEQRRVEKKSAHQAPIDF
- a CDS encoding SET domain-containing protein; translation: MSSRRIAVRRSGVHGKGVFATEPIATGERVIEYKGERISWKEALRRHPHNPAEPNHTFYFALDSGRVIDGKIDGNSARWINHSCAPNCEAEEIDGHVYIHALRDINDGEELFYDYGLVIDEEQTKKLKREYECRCGARKCRGTMLAKPEKSKKDAKKSKKKK
- a CDS encoding response regulator transcription factor; the protein is MRLLLIEDDRPIARGIQSSLEQAGFTVDMVHDGIFAEQALTQNRHELVILDLGLPGIDGMTLLSRFRQSNRHTPVIVLTARDELNDRVQGLNSGADDYMLKPFEPAELEARIRAVMRRSGPHGDMPRPEVSLGGVRLSGVDRRIFNDDKPLELSPREFAVLEMLLLRHGRVVSKAQLQDHLTHFGGDLGDTAIEVYVHRVRKKLENCRVEIVTVRGFGYLLQEIRQAA
- a CDS encoding NADH:flavin oxidoreductase/NADH oxidase; its protein translation is MSALFSPLTLRSVTLPNRIVVSPMCQYSAERGEATAWHMIHLGHLALSGAGLLCIEATAVEPDGRITPGDLGLWDDATEAALVPVLAAIRRYSPIRVAMQLGHAGRKASSHTPWDGGQLIPVSAGGWLPHAPSPVPHKAGEEPPLALDTPSLNRIREAFAASARRAARLGIDALEVHAAHGYLLHQFLSPLANQRTDEYGGSRENRMRFPLEIFDIVRAAFPADKPVGVRVSASDWVDGGWSLDDTIAFAEELKKRDCDWIDVSSGGVSPLQKIPLEPGYQVPFARAVRAATGLTTIAVGLITDPAHAERLVAEGEADMVAMARAMLYDPRWPWHAAAQLGATIEAPPQYWRSQPREQKALFGDVSFGQR